A DNA window from Panthera tigris isolate Pti1 chromosome F3 unlocalized genomic scaffold, P.tigris_Pti1_mat1.1 chrF3_random_Un_scaffold_98, whole genome shotgun sequence contains the following coding sequences:
- the LOC122236330 gene encoding ankyrin repeat domain-containing protein 26-like translates to MKRIWGFGREKGMSPLGSASGLQRQGRGVGQKNNGIDNLLLGYHVQDRDLRKIHKAACVGNAAQVQQILFFAENGVDDRDKMNRTALHLACANGHPEVVTLLLERKCHLNLCDHENRTALMKAVQCQEEKCVNILLENGAYPNIRDVSGNTALHYAAFGDNISIIEKLLLYNVNTEARNKEQIKVLRKTL, encoded by the exons ATGAAGAGGATTTGGGGGTtcgggagggagaagggcatgtCGCCCTTGGGCTCCGCTTCTGGCTtgcagaggcagggcaggggcgttGGGCAGAAGAACAATGGAATTGACAACTTGCTGCTGGGTTACCATGTCCAAGACAGAGATCTCAGAAAGATCCACAAGGCTGCCTGTGTGGGCAACGCAGCGCAAGTGCAGCAGATTCTGTTCTTCGCGGAAAATGGCGTGGATGATAGAGACAAGATGAACAG GACTGCTCTCCATTTGGCCTGTGCCAATGGCCATCCAGAAGTGGTGACCCTCCTACTAGAGAGGAAATGTCATCTTAACCTCTGTGATCATGAAAACAGGACAGCTCTCATGAAG GCCGTACAGTGCCAGGAAGAGAAATGTGTAAACATACTATTGGAAAATGGTGCCTATCCAAATATTAGGGATGTGAGTGGCAACACTGCTCTCCACTATGCGGCCTTTGGTGATAATATATCCATAATAGAGAAGCTGCTGCTATATA